A region from the Oculatellaceae cyanobacterium genome encodes:
- the dacB gene encoding D-alanyl-D-alanine carboxypeptidase/D-alanyl-D-alanine-endopeptidase yields the protein MFKHWTLWAAKSKPLSVLLLFMIVQGITGQRAIAQKSATLPSSLIAQNSTGKTQSPPAICSAQLGDAIDAVINRPQFQRFRWGILVEPVFGTGTLYARDRDRYFIPASNTKLFTTAAALTKLGSNYRIRTSIYNASSDPNIKSLRLVGRGDPSLTDEQLKALAQQLKRQGYDQIQQLVVDDGYFQGTQLHPSWEWEDVQYYYGTTVNSLIVNQNAIGLTISPQKPGLPLKVSWNDPISAISWQVENNSVTSAPGSESSVQLNSFLGKPVLRISGQLPADAQPNLQAMAVIDPGTTFLRHLRVALAGQQIKVANTQVVSTNNTDNAQELAAVESAPIATLLAETNQNSNNLYAEALLRLLGATNKELATNNQDTAAIGLATVKQTLTNLGVAPESYKLVDGSGLSRHNLVSPNAIVQTLKAMAKSPYAEYYRASLPVAGVSGTLKTRLRDTPAQGILLAKTGTMTGVVALSGYLNAPINQPLVFSILVNQSDQSASVMRQAMDEIVLLLTRVRTC from the coding sequence TTGTTTAAGCATTGGACATTGTGGGCTGCTAAGAGTAAACCTCTTAGTGTTTTGCTACTATTTATGATAGTACAGGGAATTACTGGGCAAAGAGCGATCGCACAAAAATCAGCTACTTTGCCTTCTAGTTTAATTGCACAAAATTCTACTGGTAAGACTCAATCTCCACCAGCAATTTGTTCTGCACAATTGGGAGATGCTATTGATGCAGTAATCAACCGTCCGCAGTTTCAACGCTTTCGCTGGGGTATATTAGTTGAACCTGTGTTTGGTACAGGAACCTTATATGCACGCGATCGCGATCGCTACTTTATCCCCGCTTCTAATACCAAACTATTCACCACAGCCGCAGCATTAACTAAGTTAGGCTCAAATTACCGCATTCGCACCTCTATTTATAACGCTAGTAGCGATCCAAATATTAAATCTTTGCGGCTTGTCGGACGAGGCGATCCTAGTTTGACGGATGAGCAATTAAAAGCATTAGCACAACAACTAAAGCGTCAAGGTTATGATCAAATACAACAGCTAGTTGTAGACGATGGTTATTTTCAAGGCACGCAACTTCATCCCAGTTGGGAATGGGAAGATGTGCAATATTACTATGGCACAACTGTTAACAGCTTAATTGTTAATCAAAATGCGATCGGGCTAACGATATCGCCCCAAAAGCCAGGACTTCCTCTTAAAGTTAGCTGGAATGACCCAATTAGTGCTATTAGTTGGCAGGTAGAAAATAACTCTGTTACATCTGCACCAGGTTCAGAGTCATCTGTACAGCTAAACAGCTTTTTAGGTAAACCAGTATTGCGAATTTCAGGACAATTACCTGCTGATGCCCAGCCAAATTTACAAGCAATGGCAGTTATTGATCCTGGCACAACTTTTTTACGCCACTTACGAGTAGCTTTAGCAGGGCAACAAATTAAAGTTGCTAATACACAAGTAGTTTCTACTAATAATACTGATAATGCTCAGGAATTAGCAGCAGTTGAATCTGCACCAATTGCTACTTTGTTAGCCGAAACTAACCAAAATAGTAATAATTTGTACGCCGAAGCTTTGCTGCGATTATTAGGTGCGACTAATAAGGAATTAGCAACTAATAATCAAGATACTGCTGCAATAGGTTTAGCTACTGTCAAACAAACATTAACTAATTTGGGAGTTGCTCCAGAAAGTTATAAATTAGTGGATGGTTCTGGGTTATCGCGTCATAATCTAGTTAGTCCGAATGCGATCGTCCAAACTTTAAAAGCTATGGCGAAATCGCCTTATGCAGAATATTATCGAGCATCTCTACCCGTAGCTGGCGTTAGCGGTACGCTAAAAACTCGCTTGCGTGACACTCCAGCACAAGGAATTTTGTTAGCTAAAACTGGAACAATGACGGGAGTTGTAGCTTTATCTGGGTATCTTAACGCCCCAATTAATCAACCTCTAGTTTTTAGCATTCTAGTCAATCAATCAGACCAATCTGCATCTGTAATGCGCCAAGCTATGGATGAAATTGTGCTGCTATTAACTCGTGTACGTACTTGTTAA
- a CDS encoding PRC-barrel domain-containing protein: MRSEQIRYRSDLINTQVITRDTGKRLGVVKELLVDIDRREVVALGLRDNLISIAGMPRYLLLSSIRKWGDVILVDDDNVIEDIDVDAYSTLISSEVITETGELLGRVRGFKFNSDDGQVSSLIIASLGMPLIPEQVLSTYELPVDEIVSSGPNRLIVFEGAEERMNQLTVGVLERLGLGKAPWEREEDEAYFTPSAKPENQLGTGIPVRTPTNIRTATPVTQNAWSDDDWEEPQPQPLPRRRQSESIYYEEDVEEDNWSEASTDTSRKPQYPQRTYAEAETYEDDYDYEDEIEGDAWGEDVKPQPYKAPKLNIPEKTKQPEYEDDGTY, translated from the coding sequence ATGAGATCTGAACAAATCCGTTACCGCTCCGATTTAATAAATACCCAAGTTATCACCCGCGACACTGGCAAACGCTTGGGAGTCGTTAAGGAGCTATTGGTGGACATTGACCGACGGGAGGTTGTAGCACTCGGTTTACGAGACAACCTGATCTCGATAGCTGGGATGCCTCGATATCTGCTCCTTAGCAGCATTCGTAAATGGGGTGATGTCATCTTAGTTGATGATGACAACGTTATTGAAGATATTGACGTTGATGCCTACAGCACCTTAATTAGCAGCGAAGTCATTACTGAAACAGGAGAACTCCTCGGACGTGTGCGTGGCTTCAAGTTCAACAGCGATGACGGTCAAGTTTCCTCTTTAATCATCGCTTCTTTAGGAATGCCGTTGATTCCTGAGCAAGTTCTAAGTACCTACGAGTTGCCAGTTGATGAAATCGTCAGCAGTGGCCCCAATCGCTTAATTGTATTTGAAGGCGCAGAAGAACGCATGAACCAACTTACCGTTGGTGTTCTAGAGCGCCTGGGACTTGGCAAAGCGCCTTGGGAACGCGAAGAAGACGAAGCTTACTTTACTCCTAGCGCCAAACCTGAAAACCAATTAGGAACTGGTATTCCTGTTCGCACGCCCACCAACATTCGTACTGCTACGCCTGTTACTCAAAATGCCTGGAGTGATGATGATTGGGAAGAACCCCAACCACAGCCCTTACCTCGCCGTCGCCAGTCTGAATCAATTTACTATGAAGAGGACGTAGAAGAAGATAACTGGAGTGAAGCATCAACAGATACCTCCAGAAAACCTCAGTACCCACAACGTACGTATGCTGAAGCCGAAACTTACGAGGATGATTACGACTATGAAGACGAAATAGAAGGCGATGCTTGGGGAGAAGATGTTAAGCCTCAGCCTTACAAAGCTCCTAAGCTAAATATACCTGAGAAAACTAAACAGCCAGAATATGAAGACGACGGCACGTACTAA
- the fahA gene encoding fumarylacetoacetase, whose amino-acid sequence MILFINATHDSSLRSWVESANSPDSDFPIQNLPFGVFRCGGITDTSQIGVAIGDRILNLSSCSQAGLFQGLPQQIQEAIVASSLNLLMGLGQTAWSTLRDRISNILRWNGETTSPATAFLIPMSDAEMLLPASIGDYTDFYASIFHATNVGKLFRPDNPLLPNYKYVPIAYHGRASSIVTSGTSIKRPSGQTKKPDEQIPSFRPSQRLDYELEVGFFVGSGNELGQPIAIEKAEEHIFGLCLVNDWSARDIQAWEYQPLGPFLAKSFATTISPWVVTLEALAPFRCPAFQRAEGDPLPISYLSDSDNTQLGGIDITLEVFLSSPQMREQGIEPLRLSRGSFQQMYWTIAQMLTHHTSNGCNLRAGDLLASGTVSGAEESTRGCLLEITQGGSNTIELPTGEVRSFLADGDEVILRGSCEKDGYARVGFGECRGLIRLNT is encoded by the coding sequence ATGATTCTTTTTATAAACGCCACTCACGATTCAAGTTTACGCAGTTGGGTAGAATCTGCAAATAGTCCAGATAGCGACTTTCCTATCCAAAATTTGCCTTTTGGTGTATTCCGATGTGGGGGTATTACTGACACCTCTCAGATTGGGGTAGCGATAGGCGATCGCATTTTAAATTTATCATCATGTAGCCAAGCGGGACTGTTCCAAGGACTGCCACAGCAAATACAAGAAGCAATTGTAGCGAGTTCCTTAAATTTGTTAATGGGTTTGGGGCAAACAGCGTGGTCAACATTGCGCGATCGCATCAGTAACATCTTACGCTGGAACGGTGAAACAACCTCGCCCGCAACAGCATTCCTCATCCCGATGTCTGATGCTGAAATGCTTTTACCTGCAAGCATTGGTGACTATACAGATTTTTACGCCTCAATTTTCCACGCTACAAATGTAGGTAAATTATTTCGTCCCGATAATCCTCTACTACCTAACTATAAATATGTACCAATTGCTTATCATGGACGCGCATCTTCAATTGTCACCAGTGGAACTTCTATTAAACGCCCCAGTGGTCAAACCAAGAAACCTGATGAACAAATACCTAGTTTTCGACCATCCCAACGTTTAGATTATGAATTAGAAGTAGGGTTTTTTGTTGGTTCTGGTAATGAATTAGGACAGCCTATTGCTATAGAAAAGGCTGAGGAACATATATTTGGATTATGCTTAGTTAATGATTGGTCTGCGCGGGATATTCAAGCTTGGGAATATCAACCACTTGGCCCTTTTTTAGCCAAAAGTTTTGCTACTACAATTTCACCTTGGGTAGTTACATTAGAAGCTTTAGCACCTTTTCGCTGTCCAGCTTTTCAACGTGCTGAGGGAGATCCTTTACCAATATCTTATCTGTCTGATTCAGATAATACCCAACTAGGGGGAATAGACATCACTTTAGAAGTTTTTCTTAGTTCACCACAAATGCGCGAACAAGGAATAGAACCTTTGCGCTTAAGTCGTGGTTCCTTCCAACAAATGTATTGGACAATAGCGCAGATGCTCACCCATCATACAAGTAATGGTTGTAACCTTCGCGCTGGAGATTTATTAGCTAGTGGAACAGTTTCCGGTGCTGAAGAAAGTACCCGTGGTTGTTTGCTAGAAATAACTCAAGGTGGTTCTAATACTATAGAATTACCAACTGGTGAAGTGCGATCGTTTTTAGCAGATGGAGATGAAGTTATTCTGCGTGGGTCTTGTGAGAAAGATGGATATGCGAGGGTGGGTTTTGGAGAGTGTCGGGGTCTGATTCGACTGAATACATAA
- a CDS encoding archease, with product MNYEFLEDIAIADIAFQASGNTLEEVFQVSGDATINAMIENIEEINHKETRNFHIENDELDLLLFNFLQELVYYKDSELLLLRTQEIKIYEEDGQHQLNAVMIGEKLDRDRHEQRVDVKAVTLHRFKLEKTAEGWTALVILDI from the coding sequence ATGAATTACGAATTTTTAGAAGATATTGCGATCGCAGATATCGCCTTTCAAGCTTCGGGAAACACCTTAGAAGAAGTTTTCCAAGTATCAGGCGATGCAACTATTAACGCCATGATTGAAAATATCGAGGAAATTAACCACAAGGAAACGCGCAATTTTCATATAGAAAATGATGAACTAGACTTATTATTATTTAACTTTTTACAAGAATTGGTTTATTACAAGGATAGTGAACTATTGTTGCTACGAACACAGGAAATTAAAATTTATGAGGAGGATGGACAACATCAACTTAATGCGGTAATGATCGGGGAGAAATTAGATCGCGATCGCCACGAACAGCGAGTAGATGTGAAAGCTGTTACATTACATCGTTTTAAATTAGAAAAAACTGCTGAAGGCTGGACGGCGCTAGTAATTTTGGATATCTAA
- a CDS encoding GTP-binding protein yields the protein MPIRTPLTVITGALGSGKTTLLRHILNTVNQKIAILMNEFGEISIDAKIIQGKNVEMADLGGGCVCCSLLGEFEAAVDEIIDTVDPDYIIVETTGVAEPDALVFDIQESLTQVRLDGVVTVVDADAMVRYPQVGHTTRMQIESADTILLNKVDLVSENELAAIEEKLHRFNEVASIIHTRRCEIDPDLLFGICRERVQPQPHHVHQPEFESFVYTTSATCDRTGFETFANSLTKDIYRAKGFVKFSDGNYLFNYVAGRWDLELFEQEGTELVFIGKQVKKQQEEIITHFKECEQ from the coding sequence ATGCCAATTCGTACACCACTAACAGTTATAACAGGAGCGTTGGGAAGTGGAAAAACAACGCTTCTGCGTCACATTCTCAACACAGTTAATCAAAAAATAGCTATTTTAATGAATGAATTTGGCGAAATTTCTATTGATGCCAAAATTATTCAAGGTAAAAATGTCGAAATGGCAGATTTGGGCGGCGGTTGTGTCTGCTGTTCGCTATTAGGTGAGTTTGAAGCGGCTGTTGATGAAATTATTGATACTGTTGACCCCGATTATATTATTGTAGAAACTACCGGAGTTGCAGAACCCGACGCGCTAGTATTTGATATTCAAGAAAGCTTAACTCAAGTGCGACTTGATGGAGTTGTCACCGTTGTTGATGCAGATGCAATGGTGAGATATCCGCAAGTTGGACATACAACACGAATGCAAATTGAATCAGCAGATACTATTCTGTTAAATAAAGTTGATTTAGTATCAGAAAATGAGTTAGCAGCGATAGAAGAAAAGTTACATCGTTTTAATGAAGTTGCTTCAATTATTCATACTCGACGCTGTGAAATAGACCCAGATTTATTATTTGGGATATGTCGAGAACGGGTGCAACCGCAACCACATCACGTTCATCAACCAGAGTTTGAATCTTTTGTTTATACAACATCCGCAACGTGCGATCGCACTGGTTTTGAAACATTCGCTAATTCGTTGACAAAAGATATTTACCGTGCTAAAGGTTTTGTAAAATTTTCAGACGGAAATTATCTATTTAATTATGTAGCCGGACGTTGGGATTTAGAATTGTTTGAACAAGAAGGAACTGAATTAGTTTTTATCGGTAAACAAGTTAAAAAACAGCAAGAAGAAATTATTACTCATTTCAAGGAGTGTGAGCAATAA
- a CDS encoding Uma2 family endonuclease, translating into MQLTDRRADRVVLYNISWQQFENLLIDLGQSRAARVAYDSGTLEIMTPLPEHEYYKEVIGTSIQDIAEELEINYESYGSTTWKREARLAGIEPDNCFYFQNEAKIRGRLQFDLNQDSPPDLALEIDLTSKSLNRFPIYARLGIPEIWCYDGNLKIYLLQNEDYIEVENNSVFPMLRVQELPALIEQYRPDGRLAVRQAVRRWVRQKR; encoded by the coding sequence ATGCAACTAACCGACAGACGTGCTGATCGCGTAGTTTTATACAATATTAGTTGGCAACAATTTGAAAACCTCCTAATTGACTTAGGTCAAAGTCGCGCTGCCAGAGTTGCTTATGATAGCGGCACCTTAGAAATTATGACCCCCTTACCCGAACACGAGTATTACAAAGAAGTAATTGGGACTAGCATTCAAGATATTGCTGAAGAACTAGAAATCAACTATGAAAGTTATGGTTCAACGACTTGGAAGCGCGAAGCTCGTTTAGCGGGAATAGAACCTGATAACTGTTTTTATTTTCAAAATGAAGCTAAAATTAGAGGACGATTACAGTTTGATTTAAATCAAGATTCCCCTCCTGATTTAGCATTAGAAATTGACCTTACCAGTAAATCATTAAATCGCTTTCCGATCTATGCACGTTTAGGAATACCTGAAATTTGGTGTTACGATGGCAATTTAAAAATTTACCTACTGCAAAATGAAGATTATATTGAAGTAGAAAATAACTCTGTGTTTCCGATGCTGCGCGTGCAAGAATTGCCTGCTTTAATTGAGCAATATCGTCCAGATGGGAGACTTGCAGTGCGACAGGCTGTAAGACGTTGGGTAAGGCAGAAAAGATAA
- a CDS encoding RtcB family protein: protein MAPIEVLRRVSDTIWEIPTSYKEGMRVPARIYGTEKLIRDMDDAVYDQVTNVATLPGITKYALCMPDGHFGYGFPIGGVAAMDIEEGGVISPGGIGFDINCGMRLLVTNLTYKEVKPQIKKLVDKLYERVPAGVGSTGFVKLSRNDFKQVVEQGAKWCINNGYGWEEDLELVEENGCIEGADANKISDKAIDRGFNQIGTLGSGNHYLEIQVAKKENIFEPELAKAFGITKPDQVVVMFHCGSRGFGHQVATDYLQVFLKVMESKYGIKILDRELACAPFNSPEGQAYFSGMKCGINMSFANRQVILHRIREVFSDTFKRSAEDLGMHMVYDVAHNTAKLERHFVYGKERQLLVHRKGATRAFAPGMADVPERYQDIGQPVIIGGSMETGSYLLVGVPSGDQTFFSTAHGSGRTMSRTKARKTWKGEQLIKDMQAKGIYVRSTSFSGLAEEAGGAYKDIDDVIEAAELAGISKKVVRLTPIGNIKG, encoded by the coding sequence ATGGCACCAATTGAAGTTTTAAGACGAGTTTCTGACACCATTTGGGAAATTCCAACTTCCTATAAAGAAGGAATGCGCGTACCTGCCCGAATTTATGGTACAGAAAAATTAATTCGAGATATGGATGACGCAGTTTATGACCAAGTAACCAACGTGGCGACACTCCCAGGTATTACTAAGTATGCCTTATGTATGCCTGATGGTCACTTTGGTTATGGTTTTCCCATTGGTGGTGTAGCTGCAATGGATATCGAGGAAGGGGGCGTTATTTCCCCTGGCGGTATCGGTTTCGATATCAATTGCGGAATGCGTTTATTAGTAACTAACCTAACTTATAAAGAAGTCAAACCTCAGATTAAAAAGCTAGTAGATAAGTTATACGAAAGAGTACCTGCGGGGGTAGGTAGCACAGGTTTTGTCAAGCTGTCACGGAATGATTTTAAGCAAGTAGTTGAACAAGGCGCAAAGTGGTGTATCAATAATGGGTATGGTTGGGAAGAAGATTTAGAATTAGTAGAAGAAAACGGCTGCATTGAAGGTGCTGATGCTAATAAAATTAGTGATAAAGCTATAGATCGCGGTTTTAATCAGATTGGTACTTTAGGATCGGGTAATCATTATTTAGAAATTCAAGTAGCTAAGAAAGAAAATATTTTTGAGCCAGAATTAGCTAAGGCGTTTGGAATTACTAAACCCGATCAAGTTGTGGTAATGTTCCACTGTGGTAGTCGCGGTTTTGGTCATCAGGTAGCTACTGATTATTTGCAAGTATTTCTCAAAGTAATGGAGAGTAAATACGGCATCAAAATTTTAGATCGAGAATTAGCTTGTGCGCCGTTTAATTCGCCTGAAGGTCAAGCTTATTTTTCTGGCATGAAATGCGGGATAAATATGTCTTTTGCTAACCGTCAAGTAATTTTACATCGTATTCGTGAGGTGTTTTCGGATACTTTCAAACGTTCCGCAGAAGATTTAGGAATGCACATGGTTTATGATGTTGCCCATAATACCGCTAAATTAGAGCGTCATTTCGTGTATGGAAAAGAGAGGCAGCTATTAGTACATCGTAAAGGTGCAACACGCGCTTTTGCACCTGGTATGGCAGATGTCCCAGAAAGATATCAAGATATCGGTCAACCTGTTATTATTGGCGGAAGTATGGAAACTGGGTCTTATTTATTAGTAGGTGTACCCAGTGGCGATCAAACTTTCTTTAGTACCGCACATGGTAGCGGGCGCACAATGAGTCGTACTAAAGCGCGGAAAACGTGGAAAGGAGAACAACTAATTAAAGATATGCAAGCAAAAGGTATTTATGTTCGCAGTACCTCTTTTTCTGGACTTGCAGAAGAAGCAGGAGGAGCATATAAAGATATTGATGATGTCATTGAAGCTGCGGAGTTAGCTGGAATTAGTAAAAAAGTAGTGCGATTAACTCCAATTGGGAATATTAAAGGGTAA
- a CDS encoding nucleotidyltransferase: MQTEVLNEIKLDPKTREFYCQTLKTLNASGIPYLVGGAFAFERFTGIKRQTKDIDIFVLPEDCDRILSLFASKGYETYIHSPHWLAKACYGDDFVDIIFNSANGVDTVDDEWFKYAVDAKVLGIPVKICPAEEMICSKAFVMARDRFDGADIAHMILKCNEILNWERLLKRFDKNWRILFSHLILFGFIYPGERSRIPNWVMQELLQRVQTEINTPPPQDKICQGTLLAPLQYFIDLEHWGYKDARLHPQGNLTSEQISQWTEALKEEKQR, encoded by the coding sequence ATGCAAACGGAAGTACTTAACGAAATTAAACTCGATCCCAAAACCCGCGAATTTTATTGCCAAACGCTTAAAACTTTAAATGCTTCTGGAATACCCTACCTTGTAGGCGGTGCGTTTGCTTTTGAACGCTTTACAGGAATTAAGCGCCAAACCAAAGATATAGATATTTTTGTGCTTCCAGAGGATTGCGATCGCATTCTCTCACTATTCGCCAGCAAAGGTTACGAAACTTATATTCACTCGCCTCACTGGTTAGCTAAAGCTTGCTATGGTGATGATTTTGTAGATATTATTTTTAATTCAGCAAATGGGGTTGATACCGTTGATGATGAGTGGTTTAAATATGCGGTTGATGCCAAAGTTTTAGGTATTCCAGTTAAGATTTGTCCAGCCGAAGAAATGATTTGCTCTAAGGCGTTTGTCATGGCACGCGATCGCTTTGATGGCGCAGATATTGCTCACATGATTCTTAAATGTAATGAAATATTAAATTGGGAGCGGTTATTAAAACGTTTTGATAAAAATTGGCGGATACTTTTCAGTCATTTAATTTTATTTGGGTTTATTTACCCTGGGGAGCGATCGCGCATTCCCAATTGGGTTATGCAGGAATTATTACAGCGTGTACAAACTGAAATTAATACACCTCCCCCACAAGATAAAATTTGCCAAGGTACATTATTAGCTCCCTTACAATACTTCATTGATCTTGAACACTGGGGATATAAAGATGCGCGACTGCATCCTCAAGGTAATTTAACTTCAGAACAAATCAGCCAATGGACAGAAGCATTAAAAGAAGAGAAACAGCGTTAA
- a CDS encoding metallophosphoesterase — translation MAATKDVVRIAAVGDIHCTKTSQGELQPLFTQISETADVLLLCGDLTDYGQAEEAEVLLQELKALTIPTVAVLGNHDYECGKVDELKHILLDAGIKLLDGEACEIAGIGFAGVKGFGGGFGARALGAWGENAIKKFVHEAVEEALKLEAALAKLETDHRIAVLHYSPIQETVEGEPLDIYPFLGSSRLEEPLTRYSVTAAFHGHAHHGHLEGRTSSNIPVYNVAMPLMKKAFPEQPYRLLEIPMTDTPKESLRDRTYA, via the coding sequence ATGGCAGCAACTAAGGATGTAGTCCGCATAGCCGCAGTTGGAGACATCCATTGCACCAAAACATCACAGGGAGAATTACAACCGTTATTTACACAAATTTCTGAAACTGCTGATGTGTTGCTGCTGTGTGGTGACTTAACCGACTATGGACAAGCTGAAGAAGCAGAAGTTTTATTACAAGAATTAAAAGCCCTCACAATTCCTACTGTAGCTGTATTAGGCAACCATGATTATGAATGCGGCAAAGTAGATGAACTTAAACACATTTTGTTAGATGCAGGTATAAAACTACTAGATGGGGAAGCTTGCGAAATTGCAGGTATTGGCTTTGCAGGCGTAAAAGGTTTTGGAGGCGGTTTTGGTGCTAGGGCATTAGGCGCTTGGGGTGAAAATGCAATTAAAAAATTTGTCCATGAAGCTGTCGAAGAAGCTTTAAAACTAGAAGCAGCTTTAGCGAAATTAGAAACCGATCACCGCATTGCTGTTTTACATTATTCTCCTATTCAAGAAACAGTTGAAGGAGAACCACTAGATATTTATCCGTTTCTTGGTTCCAGTCGTTTAGAAGAACCTTTAACCCGTTATTCAGTTACCGCAGCATTTCATGGTCATGCCCATCACGGTCATTTAGAAGGGCGCACCAGTAGTAATATTCCTGTATATAACGTGGCGATGCCACTAATGAAAAAAGCATTCCCTGAGCAACCGTATCGCTTATTGGAAATTCCTATGACCGATACTCCGAAGGAGTCGCTTCGCGATCGCACTTACGCTTAA
- a CDS encoding type II toxin-antitoxin system HicB family antitoxin, with translation MREFYVIIERDEDGFYIGEVPQLKACYSQGATIDELMANIKEVIELCLEEEDNDKLPEFVGIQKIVV, from the coding sequence ATGCGAGAATTTTACGTAATCATTGAACGAGATGAAGATGGCTTTTATATCGGAGAAGTTCCTCAGTTAAAAGCCTGTTATAGCCAGGGAGCAACAATAGATGAGTTGATGGCAAATATTAAGGAAGTAATTGAACTCTGTTTAGAAGAGGAGGATAATGATAAATTACCGGAGTTTGTAGGCATCCAAAAGATAGTAGTTTAA
- a CDS encoding type II toxin-antitoxin system HicA family toxin has translation MPKLPALRANTVINALEKVGFQVIRQKGIHLRIQHEDGLRIQHEDGRVVTIPVHPGKDIGRGLLIKILRDAELTKEEFISLLE, from the coding sequence ATGCCAAAACTCCCTGCTTTGAGGGCTAACACAGTTATTAATGCCCTGGAGAAAGTTGGCTTTCAGGTGATTCGACAAAAGGGCATTCATCTACGAATACAACATGAGGATGGACTACGAATACAACATGAGGATGGACGAGTCGTAACAATACCTGTTCATCCCGGCAAAGACATCGGTAGAGGTTTACTAATAAAAATATTACGCGATGCCGAACTCACAAAAGAAGAGTTTATATCGCTGCTTGAATGA